One part of the Hippoglossus hippoglossus isolate fHipHip1 chromosome 11, fHipHip1.pri, whole genome shotgun sequence genome encodes these proteins:
- the hsd17b8 gene encoding estradiol 17-beta-dehydrogenase 8 isoform X2 has translation MAAAVRLVSRLTLVTGGGSGIGRAVCQRLASEGASVVVADISEETANETLGSLQRGLRGQGHMAAVVDVSSKESVTKLITSIQTRFFQPPSVCVNAAGITQDDFLLNMTEEQFDKVIQVNLKGSFLVTQAVAQALVACGATKGSLVTVGSIVGKVGNIGQANYAASKSGVEGLTRTAAKELSRFGIRCNCVLPGFISTPMTDKVPEKVITKMKSLVPMGRMGEPAEVADVCAFLASDDSRYITGASIEVTGGLFIG, from the exons ATGGCGGCCGCTGTGAGACTCGTGTCGAGGCTGACTCTGGTCACCG GCGGAGGCAGCGGGATCGGACGCGCGGTGTGCCAGCGCTTGGCCTCTGAGGGCGCCTCCGTGGTGGTCGCTGACATCAGTGAGGAGACGGCCAATGAGACGCTGGGCAGCCTGCAGAGAGGCCTCAGAGGGCAGGGTCACATGGCGGCTGTGGTGGACGTCTCGTCGAAAGAGAGCGTAACGAAGCTGATCACAAgtatacag ACTCGTTTCTTCCAGCCTCCCTCGGTGTGTGTGAACGCAGCCGGCATCACCCAGGACGACTTCCTGCTCAACATGACGGAGGAGCAGTTCGACAAAGTCATCCAGGTCAACCTGAAG GGTTCGTTCTTGGTCACACAGGCCGTCGCTCAGGCTCTGGTGGCCTGTGGAGCAACCAAAGGATCCTTGGTTACTGTCGGCAGCATCGTGGGAAAG gTGGGAAACATTGGACAGGCAAATTATGCCGCCTCTAAATCCGGAGTGGAAGGTTTAACCAGAACTGCAGCCAAAGAGCTGAGCAG GTTTGGGATTCGGTGTAACTGTGTGCTGCCGGGGTTCATATCAACGCCGATGACGGATAAGGTTCCGGAGAAGGTTATTACCAAG ATGAAATCTCTGGTGCCCATGGGAAGAATGGGCGAACCTGCAG AGGTCGCTGATGTTTGTGCCTTTCTAGCCTCCGACGACTCCCGTTACATCACGGGCGCGAGCATCGAAGTCACAG gTGGACTTTTCATTGGCTGA